Proteins from a genomic interval of Echeneis naucrates chromosome 21, fEcheNa1.1, whole genome shotgun sequence:
- the asb11 gene encoding ankyrin repeat and SOCS box protein 11, with protein sequence MAAVQTELSLCSQPWQRPLCIYRGLACNSLMADSWSDRTPLHEAAYQGRLLLLRSLIAQGFHVDTLTMDSISPLHEACLAGHYACAKFLLDNGANVEMVSTDGVTPLFNSCSSGSAACVRLILQHGASVSTTYLTSSPLHEAAKKGHRECLELLLSYGAHIDMAPPVIGTPLYSACLAQSISCVEVLLHSGADVQMGCGQDSPLHAAVRSGGASIVDLLLDFGADWCCRNAEGKSALDLSAPNSAVRRALQKRGPCSLLQLSRFCIRRSLGKNRLHGVSSLLLPQSIQNFLLYQ encoded by the exons ATGGCCGCTGTTCAAACAGAGCTTTCCCTGTGCTCACAACCTTGGCAGAGGCCCTTGTGCATTTATCGGGGTCTGGCATGCAACTCCTTGATGGCTG ATTCCTGGTCGGACAGGACCCCCCTCCATGAGGCCGCCTACCAGGGCAGACTGCTCCTCTTGAGAAGCCTCATTGCCCAG GGCTTCCATGTGGACACACTAACCATGGACAGCATCTCTCCCCTCCATGAGGCCTGTCTCGCTGGTCATTACGCCTGTGCTAAGTTCCTGTTGGACAATGGAGCAAAT GTGGAGATGGTTTCAACAGACGGTGTCACACCTCTCTTCAACTCTTGCAGCAGTGGGAGCGCTGCATGTGTCAGGCTCATCTTGCAGCACGGTGCCTCGGTCAGCACCACCTACCTCACATCATCACCCCTCCATGAGGCGGCCAAGAAAG GTCACAGAGAGtgtctggagctgctgctgtcctaTGGGGCGCATATTGACATGGCACCGCCGGTGATAGGGACCCCACTGTATTCTGCCTGTTTGGCTCAGTCCATCAGCTGTGTGGAGGTGCTTCTACACTCAG GAGCAGATGTTCAAATGGGGTGTGGGCAGGACAGTCCTTTACATGCAGCGGTTCGAAGCGGAGGTGCCAGCATTGTGGACCTACTGCTGGATTTCGGGGCTGACTGGTGTTGTAGGAATGCGGAGGGAAAAAGCGCTCTGGATCTGTCGGCACCAAACAGCGCAGTGAGAAGAGCGCTGCAGAAAAGAG GTCCCTGCTCTCTTCTGCAGCTGTCTCGGTTCTGTATTCGCCGAAGTCTGGGAAAGAATCGTCTACACGGGGTGTCcagcctcctccttcctcaaaGCATCCAAAACTTCCTTCTATATCAGTGA
- the LOC115035259 gene encoding butyrophilin subfamily 1 member A1-like isoform X1 codes for MKIIIGVLMVFAASGENESTFYGTLNGSVLLQCNCSTHKASLKWQKEEPNKVVYKQSKFSDTYKGRAEITSDCSLLLTNIRPEDQGKYKCIFHNPLYVFHYINLSISASYNVCQTSENNGSKKIFKCNVTGGYREAEIEWTLDKKILANSTETKITHSEPTASNGFYNFRGELEINKPNLTPEPQCGVKAKGIQSNISFVCEQPEISKPIKAEDQRKITSFYKIIPIVLVLGISLVLWHRWKMSHRSRRMAEEDAFNFEGKI; via the exons ATGAAGATAATCATAGGAGTGTTAATGGTGTTCGCTGCCTCAG GTGAAAATGAGAGCACTTTCTATGGCACTCTGAATGGGAGTGTCCTTCTGCAATGCAACTGCTCAACACATAAAGCAAGCCTTAAGTGGCAGAAAGAAGAACCAAATAAAGTGGTGTACAAGCAATCAAAATTCAGTGACACATACAAGGGGAGAGCCGAAATAACCAGTGACTGCTCCCTTCTTCTCACAAATATTAGACCAGAAGACCaaggaaaatacaaatgtatttttcacaaTCCGCTATATGTCTTTCATTATATAAATCTGTCCATTTCTG CAAGCTACAATGTTTGTCAGACCTCAGAAAACAACGGAAGTAAAAAGATTTTCAAGTGTAATGTCACAGGAGGCTACCGAGAGGCTGAGATAGAGTGGACATTGGATAAAAAGATTCTTGCAAACTCAACTGAAACTAAGATAACCCACTCTGAACCCACGGCTTCCAATGGCTTCTACAATTTCAGGGGTGAACTTGAAATCAATAAACCAAACTTGACTCCAGAGCCTCAATGTGGAGTCAAAGCCAAAGGCATACAATCCaacattagttttgtttgtgagCAACCGG AGATATCTAAACCTATCAAAGCTGAAGACCAACGAAAAATTACGAGCTTCTATAAAATCATTCCCATTGTGCTCGTGCTTGGAATCTCCCTTGTCTTGTGGCACCGTtggaaaatgtcaca CAGGTCACGGAGAATGGCAGAGGAGGACGCATTTAACTTTGAGGGCAAAATCTGA
- the LOC115035259 gene encoding butyrophilin subfamily 1 member A1-like isoform X2, with product MKIIIGVLMVFAASGENESTFYGTLNGSVLLQCNCSTHKASLKWQKEEPNKVVYKQSKFSDTYKGRAEITSDCSLLLTNIRPEDQGKYKCIFHNPLYVFHYINLSISASYNVCQTSENNGSKKIFKCNVTGGYREAEIEWTLDKKILANSTETKITHSEPTASNGFYNFRGELEINKPNLTPEPQCGVKAKGIQSNISFVCEQPEISKPIKAEDQRKITSFYKIIPIVLVLGISLVLWHRWKMSQSRRMAEEDAFNFEGKI from the exons ATGAAGATAATCATAGGAGTGTTAATGGTGTTCGCTGCCTCAG GTGAAAATGAGAGCACTTTCTATGGCACTCTGAATGGGAGTGTCCTTCTGCAATGCAACTGCTCAACACATAAAGCAAGCCTTAAGTGGCAGAAAGAAGAACCAAATAAAGTGGTGTACAAGCAATCAAAATTCAGTGACACATACAAGGGGAGAGCCGAAATAACCAGTGACTGCTCCCTTCTTCTCACAAATATTAGACCAGAAGACCaaggaaaatacaaatgtatttttcacaaTCCGCTATATGTCTTTCATTATATAAATCTGTCCATTTCTG CAAGCTACAATGTTTGTCAGACCTCAGAAAACAACGGAAGTAAAAAGATTTTCAAGTGTAATGTCACAGGAGGCTACCGAGAGGCTGAGATAGAGTGGACATTGGATAAAAAGATTCTTGCAAACTCAACTGAAACTAAGATAACCCACTCTGAACCCACGGCTTCCAATGGCTTCTACAATTTCAGGGGTGAACTTGAAATCAATAAACCAAACTTGACTCCAGAGCCTCAATGTGGAGTCAAAGCCAAAGGCATACAATCCaacattagttttgtttgtgagCAACCGG AGATATCTAAACCTATCAAAGCTGAAGACCAACGAAAAATTACGAGCTTCTATAAAATCATTCCCATTGTGCTCGTGCTTGGAATCTCCCTTGTCTTGTGGCACCGTtggaaaatgtcaca GTCACGGAGAATGGCAGAGGAGGACGCATTTAACTTTGAGGGCAAAATCTGA